One stretch of Lacrimispora sphenoides DNA includes these proteins:
- a CDS encoding sensor histidine kinase encodes MGETRIVKLRLRTRLVVAFLIITVIPLILIFAVVAGLGNYQMKAFRKAYDITEQIDLLSSNSLQLFNRLTRSEQKEIGQILQSDPGQFQDADFLEKLNENLATKYAYMIVRKGDSLIFDGNSHITQGFYDQLPKYEEIDSNVDGAIYLDGETQHLVKQMDFMYPDGNKGSVFIVSNVNGLLPEIKVMMAEMLTAIIMIIVFTDAILMMWVYRSVVSPLGRLQTATKNIRDGNLDFSLEVENDDEIGQLCQDFEEMRIRLKESAAEKVEYDKENKELISNISHDLKTPITAIKGYVEGIMDGVASSPEKLDRYIRTIYNKANDMDKLIDELTFYSKIDTNKIPYTFSKINVAGYFRDCVDEVGLEMEDRSIELGYFNYVDEDVMVIADAEQLRRVINNIVSNSVKYMDKRSGIINIRIKDVGDFIQVEIEDNGKGIPAKDLPSIFDRFYRTDSSRNSSQGGSGIGLSIVKKIIEDHGGRIWATSKEGIGTEIHFVLRKYQEVIQE; translated from the coding sequence ATGGGAGAGACGAGAATAGTGAAATTAAGATTGAGAACCCGTCTTGTTGTAGCATTTTTGATTATAACGGTGATCCCTCTGATCCTGATCTTTGCAGTGGTGGCAGGGCTTGGCAATTACCAGATGAAGGCGTTCCGCAAAGCCTATGATATAACGGAACAGATCGATCTTCTGTCAAGCAATTCCCTGCAGTTATTTAACCGCCTGACCCGGTCGGAACAAAAGGAAATCGGCCAGATCTTACAAAGTGACCCAGGGCAGTTTCAGGATGCGGATTTTTTGGAAAAGCTTAATGAGAATCTGGCAACAAAGTATGCCTATATGATCGTCCGAAAGGGAGATTCCCTGATTTTTGACGGGAACAGCCATATCACCCAGGGCTTTTATGACCAGCTTCCCAAATATGAGGAAATAGACAGTAACGTTGACGGTGCTATTTATCTGGATGGGGAGACACAGCATCTGGTAAAGCAGATGGATTTTATGTATCCTGATGGGAACAAGGGGAGCGTATTCATTGTTTCCAATGTGAATGGTCTTCTTCCAGAGATCAAGGTCATGATGGCGGAAATGCTGACGGCCATCATTATGATCATCGTATTTACTGATGCGATCCTTATGATGTGGGTATACCGGTCTGTGGTAAGTCCCCTGGGAAGGCTTCAAACAGCCACCAAGAATATACGGGATGGAAATCTGGATTTCTCTCTTGAGGTGGAGAATGACGATGAGATCGGACAGCTTTGCCAGGACTTTGAGGAGATGAGGATCCGCCTTAAGGAATCTGCAGCAGAAAAGGTGGAGTATGATAAGGAAAACAAGGAGCTGATCAGCAATATTTCCCATGATCTAAAGACTCCCATTACTGCCATTAAGGGGTATGTGGAGGGAATCATGGATGGGGTTGCTTCCTCCCCGGAAAAACTGGACCGTTATATCCGGACCATCTACAACAAGGCCAATGACATGGATAAGCTGATTGATGAATTGACCTTTTATTCAAAAATTGACACCAATAAAATCCCTTATACCTTTTCCAAGATCAATGTGGCCGGCTATTTCAGAGACTGCGTCGATGAAGTGGGACTTGAGATGGAAGACCGCAGCATTGAACTGGGATATTTTAATTATGTGGATGAGGATGTGATGGTCATCGCAGACGCAGAGCAGCTGCGCCGGGTCATTAATAATATTGTCAGCAATTCTGTAAAATATATGGACAAGAGGAGCGGGATCATCAACATCCGGATTAAGGATGTGGGAGACTTTATCCAGGTGGAAATTGAGGACAACGGTAAAGGTATTCCGGCAAAGGATCTGCCCAGTATTTTTGACCGGTTTTACCGCACTGATTCATCCAGGAATTCCTCTCAGGGCGGAAGCGGAATCGGTCTGTCCATTGTTAAAAAGATCATTGAGGATCATGGAGGCCGGATCTGGGCTACCAGCAAGGAAGGCATTGGAACGGAGATACATTTTGTTTTGAGAAAATACCAGGAGGTCATACAGGAATGA
- a CDS encoding zinc-binding dehydrogenase: MKTKAVRMYGTDDLRLEEFELPQIAENEILVKIMSDSICMSTYKLVKQGKKHKRAPQNIDTNPVIVGHECSGLIVEVGKKWQEQFRPGQKFSLQPALNYMGKLDSPGYSYEFCGGACTYCIMPNEVMELGCLLDYTGDSFFEASLGEPMSCIIGGFHANYHTNKRNYDHAMGTKADGSILIMGGCGPMGLGAVSYGLQFENKPKRIVVTDISDERIARAREVISEESAKERGIELLYVNTDKMEDPISDLLAITGGQGYDDVFVYVPVKEVAEMGDKLLAFDGCMNFFAGPSDSQFKAEINLYNCHYTSTHIMGTTGGNTADLIEANKLSAEGAIEAAVMVTHVGGIDSIAEATKNLPSIPGGKKLAYTQFDMPLTAIEDFEVLGSTDPLFKKLSDSCKAHKGLWNGEAEKILFDHFGIDPKEL; encoded by the coding sequence ATGAAAACAAAAGCAGTAAGAATGTATGGCACAGATGACTTAAGGTTGGAAGAGTTTGAACTTCCGCAGATTGCTGAAAATGAGATTCTTGTAAAAATCATGAGTGACAGCATCTGCATGTCTACTTATAAACTGGTAAAACAGGGGAAAAAGCATAAAAGAGCTCCCCAGAATATAGATACCAATCCGGTGATTGTTGGTCATGAATGCTCAGGGCTGATTGTAGAAGTGGGAAAGAAGTGGCAGGAACAGTTTCGGCCGGGACAAAAGTTTTCACTGCAGCCTGCTTTAAATTACATGGGAAAACTGGATTCGCCGGGATATTCTTATGAATTCTGCGGAGGCGCCTGTACATACTGCATCATGCCAAACGAGGTTATGGAACTGGGCTGCCTGCTGGACTACACGGGAGATAGTTTTTTTGAGGCATCTTTGGGGGAACCAATGAGCTGTATCATAGGCGGATTTCATGCCAACTATCATACCAACAAACGGAATTATGATCATGCCATGGGGACCAAAGCGGATGGAAGTATCCTGATCATGGGAGGCTGCGGACCGATGGGTCTGGGAGCGGTCAGCTATGGCCTTCAATTTGAAAATAAGCCGAAGAGGATAGTCGTTACGGATATCAGCGATGAGCGGATCGCCCGGGCCAGGGAAGTGATTTCAGAAGAATCCGCAAAGGAGAGAGGGATCGAACTGCTTTATGTAAATACCGATAAGATGGAGGATCCCATTTCTGATTTATTGGCTATTACAGGCGGCCAGGGCTACGATGACGTGTTTGTATATGTTCCTGTGAAAGAGGTTGCAGAGATGGGAGATAAGCTTCTGGCCTTTGACGGCTGTATGAACTTCTTTGCCGGTCCATCAGACAGCCAGTTTAAGGCAGAAATCAATCTTTATAACTGCCACTATACAAGTACTCATATCATGGGAACCACCGGCGGTAATACGGCTGATCTGATTGAGGCCAATAAGCTCTCGGCAGAAGGAGCCATAGAAGCGGCAGTTATGGTCACCCATGTAGGAGGGATTGACAGCATTGCAGAAGCAACGAAGAATCTGCCTTCCATTCCTGGTGGAAAGAAGCTTGCCTATACACAATTTGATATGCCTTTGACAGCCATTGAAGACTTTGAAGTGCTGGGCAGCACTGATCCGCTGTTTAAGAAACTAAGCGATTCCTGTAAGGCGCACAAGGGATTATGGAATGGGGAAGCAGAAAAGATTCTATTTGATCATTTTGGAATAGATCCAAAGGAATTGTAA